Part of the Orcinus orca chromosome 5, mOrcOrc1.1, whole genome shotgun sequence genome, TATTGCCTAACTTCTCACACTTTGGGGTGGAGTTTAACCAAATGTATCTCTAAAATTGAGTTAATCTTTTCTGGAAAAGAGTTATATTAGGAAGAAAACCTGCTAAAACTTTTGTCTGCTAGTCAGCATTTACTTAGGTCCCCTGTGAGTAGATTAGTGATGGAGAAATAGAAGTACTAGAAACCCTGCCTCATCCTTGTCTTAGCAAAAACCTAACATATCCCAACAGGGATCCAAAACCTATATGGACACAAAATCCTAAAGCTGTAGGGGGCAGACTTCTGGACTTTAAAGTtaattcattgtagaaaaattaaaactctgaCTTAGGAAATAAGTGGTCAATACCCTAAAGATTCATGACAGAGTTAAATAAAACTATTTGTAACTTTTCAGTGATTAAttcaaatttcatattttaaggTAGGATATTGTATTTATCATATAAGTCAATAGTCACCACAAATGACAGTTCCTAAGCCTAAATAATATTAATacctttcattttaaattgtgttaaGTGTCCTTTTTCCTTGGTTTATCTGGAACATTTGGCAAAAGTCTTTGTTATTTAACTACTATTTCAGTACTTGTTGGCAAAAATCAAACCACCAGAGTTCCCTGTCTTTATCTCCCTTTGAGTTATTTCCTCTCCAAACCTCTCCTTTAAAACTTgtttcaaggggcttccctggtggcgcagtggttgagggtccgcctggcgatgcaggggacacgggttcgtgccccagtccgggaagatcccacatgccgcgtagcggctgggcccgtgagccatggcggctgagcctgcgcgtctggagcctgtgctccgcaacgggagaggccacaacagtgagaagcccgcataccgcaaaaaaaaaaaaaaaaaaaaaacttgtttcaGTCTCTATTTAATTAGTTTCCTCTGTTTACTAATTGAGTGCTtctgctgaaatttaaaaatgtatctttttgtcttttttccattttatctgtATGAAAATTGCTGATTTTGTGATCTTGTTTCTGTTACTTCGATTACTATTAGATTGGTGATTTTTTGCAGTCTAGTTAGTGATTTTGTTTGTGTATGTGGCTAAAAGTGGAGGAAATAACCTTTGTGTTGGGAATAGAAATTTTAGGCAGATCaccagattattttaaaattattttcaaaacaattttaggAAATTTATCTCTGTACAATTGAACTAAATTCAGGTATTGTATCTGAAAATAGTAAAGCAACTATGGCAGTTTCTTACTAGATAAATTCTCCCTTGTCTTGtggaatgaaaaattaaatttatctaGATAGATTTGTTTGCTTCCTTTTGACCACTTAGAGTTGTAGAAATTGCCCCTATTTCCTTTTTCGCTTTGCACAGGAGGTAGTTACGGGAGGGGGTAGTATTATGTGGCAGTTACAATTATAGATACAGGCTGCCTAGCGTATCAGGAAACTAAATTTTGCACATAAGTACTACTGTTATATAAGTTCAAGTAGGTGataatgtgattaaaaatatgtgaatatatttagaaGCAGTAATGAATTATTAGCAGCTTTCTAATAATCGTCTTCTGCACTTTCAAAGAATACTAACAAGTTAAACCTGTTGTCAAGTAGAATTGTTAGAAAAAGGTCTTCATTGTTTAGAAGTTTAGGATCCCTTTATATTAGATCCCAAGTACAAATCCTAAGAGCCAggtgactttgggaaaattatttaacatttctgagactcagttttattacctgtaaaatggaataatatttacCAATCAGAAGTGTTGttttgagaataaaattaaataatgtactGAATTAGTCTCCGATGGTAAGACCCAAGGGTTTGCATTTGTAACCAGTTCCCCTGATGATTACTGGTGTAGTACAGGTTCTCAAATTCTAgcatacatcagaatcacctggagggcttgttaaaacacattgctgggggcttctctggtggcgcagtggttgagagtcctcctgctgttgcaggggacacgggttcgtgccccggtccgggaagatcccacatgccgtggagcggctgggtgcgttagccatggccgctgagcctgtgcgtccggagcctgtgctccgcaacgggagatgccgcagcagtgaggggcccgcgtactgcaaaaacaaaacaaaacgaaacaaaacaaaaaacacattgcTGGGTGCCAACCCCAGAGTTTTGATTCAGTGGGTCTAGAGTGGGGTCCAAcaatttatatttctaacaagttcctaggtgGTGCTAATGCTCCTGGAGACTATACTTTGAGGACCATTTGTGTAGTATATATGATGCCACTTTGACTAGCCTAATAAAAGTAAGAAAAGTGACAGTGGTAATATTTGTTGAGCCCtcattatgtaccaggcactgttataTGTGCTTGACatttattatgtcatttaatccgaTCTGATCCTGTGAAATGGATgttattattacccccattttatcgAGAATGAAAGTGAATTATAGAGAGATTCAGTAATGTGCCCAAAGTTGCCCAGCTGATAGGTAATAGAGCTATTCAAACCCAGAGAGTCTAGTTCCAGGGCTCATTCTCTATAAACATTATTCAGATAAAGGATATAACCTGATGATTGTGCAGCCCTTTCTTCAAAaggatttttcttaatttaaaataaatatatttattgttattcTTATGTGAGCCTCACATCAAAGGCTGGAGGACCAGGCTTACCTGTGCCCCTGATTGCAAGGAAAGCCCATGTAGGCATGTGCCAGCCAGGTGCACCACAATCTTGTGTTCAACTAGGCTTTGTAGGCTTGATcttcaaatgtctttttttattgattGAGTTTTTTAGatgtcttttaatatttaaatgaaatactgCTTATTGAATATGTCTCTCGTGAAGTTCTTAGATAAAACACGAGATTAtaatttttcccccttcttcACAGAGTCACCTGAGCCATTATGGCAGTCAAGTGGACTGGTGGACATTTTTCTCCTGTTCTCTGCCTGAATGCAAGTCAAGAAGGGCTAGTGGCTTCTGGAGCAGAAGGTGGAGATCTCATGGTTTGGGGTGAAGATGGGACTCCATTAGGACACACACGCTTCCAAGGGGCAGATGATGTTACCAGTGTCTTATTcgctccctcctgccccaccaaGCTCTATGCCTCACATGGAGAAACCATTAGCATACTGGATGTCAGGTCTCTCAAAGGATCCTTGGACGATTTTCATGCGAATGAAGAAGAAATCAACTGTGTTTCACTGAATGAAACTGAAAACCTTCTGGCTTCTGCTGATGACTCCGGAACAATCAAAATCCTAGACTTGGAAAATAAGAAAGTTAGCAGATCACTGAAGAGACATTCCAATATCTGTTCTTCTGTAGCTTTTCGGCCTCAAAGACCTCAGAGCCTGGTGTCATGTGGACTGGATATGCAGGTGATGTCTTGCAGAGAGTACTTGGGTAATTTCTAGATGCGATTTGGTAACAGAATCAAATTATTAATTGGGCtaaatatatctttccattttctatTCTCTACTAACATGTCTTATGTATTTTATGAACCATAAGCTTTACTTCTACTGCATGTGTAATGCTAACTTGACAAAGTTTAGTAGATTTTATTCACAGAGTAATTATTAATCTTTTACTGTTCCTTTCTCTATGCTTTAAGACATTCCTAAAACATGAGAATTCAAATATTTGATTCTAAACATCTGTTTAAACAAAGTCATGCTAAAGTCAGAGTTTATCACCCACTCTCTACAGAGtctgttgtttaaaaaagaaaagttggagGGCTTGGATCTATTATTGTTTTTACTCTAAAAATCACTGGAGTGAGAATAgtcatggcttctctttggtGAGCATTTACTACTTCCCACTGCTTTACATTTACTACTTCCCACTGCTTTATTGTTTACGGGCTCTcccagcactgttctaggcatttaATCTACATTCCCAACTATATATTAGTATCTTCTAAGACTTGTGGCCACTTCTTGGCCAGTGGTCTTTACCATTCCCTCCTCTACCCTCCACACCTCcttataatttagaaataatgaGGCTAATTTTAGTTGTTGTCACTATGactgccagcccctccccccaaactATTGGCATTTAGTAGGAAGAATTGGTAGTTGTCCTGCAGTGCTGGGGCAGCCCCTAAACAATAAAGAATTGTCTGACCAAAAATTTGTAGTGCCTCTATTGAGAACATTTATACCTACAAGGCTTAGTGACCCCATAACCTCTAAACTCCTTTTCTACTCCTAGGTCTTATCCAAAACTTTAATAAACCTCCTATATTTTCTGTCCTAGTGGAGATAATCTGCTTACTTGGTTGGGCAGAAAGACGTACACAACCAGTCAGATATCTGTTTTAAGTAGGCAGATTGTACAGTGTCTCTTTGACTAGTCATTCTTTCATCCTTAAGCTATACCAGTTTTCAATCACTGGTTCATTAACTACTAGGCATGGCAATAAACAATTAGGTGTGCAGCAATCACAGATTAGATAAGAAGCAGGCACCCAGAATTTACCATTTTACCTCCAGTTCTAGATGAGAATGTTTAGTGGCAGGCAGCTGCTAGAGAacagtaaaggaaataaatgttttgtGAGAAGAAGGCTTaggtaatttcttttcttttttttttcttttttttttctttttttttggtaattgcgTTTTGATTTGACTGTCAAGAATTGCTAAAAATACACTGTAGATTAACTTCTGCATTGGGTTGTGATGTAACAACAGTGGCTAAGATAATACAgccaggcttttaaaaaattacttctttaACTGACGTTGAAACTATAATTTCTTCCAATTTATCAGTATTTCTTAAAACCTGGTTATCTGGTATTTTTCTAAACCTTAAGAATAGCTAGTCTATGGGGGAGTCCAAGAATGTAGGCATAATAGTGGAAGGGAGTTCTTATCAGATTAATGATGAGTTATTTCTCTCTGAACAAGTGTGTTTTATCTCAAGGCAGGAATTGAATTATTGCCACATAAAATAGATGGGTTCAACACACCTATCTTTGTTATTATAcaagttataaaaattataccCTTTGATTTAGATAGGTTTAAATAGGCAGtgcgggcttccttggtggtacagtggttaagaatccgcctgccaatgcaggggacatgggtttgagccctggtccaggaagatcccacatgccgtggaacaactaagcacatgcgccacaactgctgagcctgcactctagagcccaagagccacaactactgagcccgtgtgcctagagcctgtgctctgcaagaagagaagccactgcaatgagaagcccacgcactgcaacgaagagcagcccccgctcaccgcaactagagaaaacccgtgtgcagcaacaaagacccaatgcagccataaataaataaataaaattttataaataaaaaataaaattaaataggcAATGCTTACTCAAAGAGGCAGGGACCTTAAAAATGAAGTATGATTTATTAAGACACTTGAGACTGCTTAATCTTTTATTAAATAGGCCCAAAATAATAGTCATAATATATGTATaagttataaaaaataacattaaacaaATACATGTGTACCACCACTCAAATATAGTTTTTTCTTATAAGGACCTTTGGAAATTTGAAGCCATCATGAATTTCTATAGCATACacattggttttctttctctctcatttccacatttgaaaataaatggtTCAAAGATTTGTTCTTTCTGGAGTTTGAAAGATCTCTAGTACAGAACTTAAGGACTGGGACAGTAGAGGAGCCTTTTTTTTTACCCCCTTGAAAATGAATCTTTTATGTGGAAAGGAATGTTTTTGTAGGAGAAATTTTTGAGCAGGGTCACTTTGATATGCTTGCATTCACTTCTGAACATTTGCCAGTTGTCCACTTTCTCTCCCTTTGACGTTTTATTGGACCTTAAGCCCTGAACGCTTGTATACTTTTCCTTCaaatcaattttctttaatattcttttcctttaataccTTACCTCTCTTGCTTAGGGTGATACTGCTTGATCAGGTGGTTGAGAAATTGTGAGATACCTTGGACTCTTGGGCAGTTAGGAAGAGTAAAGAAGTACAAAGGGAATGTCCAGGCAGGAACAATTTGGGAATCTTCAACACTTGGAAATGACTGCTGGGTTGGTACAATTTGAAATGGCTATTAACACGTTTAGATGATTTAAgtaaatacaaaaatgtttaagCTGCTGAAAACACTTTGGGTGTAGTTCATGTTTGGATGTCTTAGGGCAGAAAATATAATCCAGGCATTATGGGGCTATGTGAAAAAGAATTTGGGGATACCTGCCATACAGTTAAGCTAGTATATTTTGGAATGTCCATTTTCCTTGTGTTCAGGTTTTTTATAGAGATTGTTGCCatgtccagtttttttttttttttggctgcattggggcttcgttgctgcacacgggctttccctagttgcagtgagtaggggctactgttggttgcagtgtgcggggcttctcattgtgattgcttctcttgttgcggagcacgggctctaggcgcgtgggctacagtagtcgtggcgcacagactctagagtgcaggctcagtagttgtggtgcacgggcttagttgttccgtggcatgtgggatcttcctggaacagggatcaaac contains:
- the WDR53 gene encoding WD repeat-containing protein 53 isoform X5, whose amino-acid sequence is MAVKWTGGHFSPVLCLNASQEGLVASGAEGGDLMVWGEDGTPLGHTRFQGADDVTSVLFAPSCPTKLYASHGETISILDVRSLKGSLDDFHANEEEINCVSLNETENLLASADDSGTIKILDLENKKVSRSLKRHSNICSSVAFRPQRPQSLVSCGLDMQVMSCREYLGDAVEPSESPATLDYKFAGG
- the WDR53 gene encoding WD repeat-containing protein 53 isoform X3, which produces MAVKWTGGHFSPVLCLNASQEGLVASGAEGGDLMVWGEDGTPLGHTRFQGADDVTSVLFAPSCPTKLYASHGETISILDVRSLKGSLDDFHANEEEINCVSLNETENLLASADDSGTIKILDLENKKVSRSLKRHSNICSSVAFRPQRPQSLVSCGLDMQVMLWNLQKARPLWITNLQEDETEEMEDPQSPGQLLNPALAHSVSVASCGNIFSCGAEDGIKTQRC